From Corvus hawaiiensis isolate bCorHaw1 chromosome 13, bCorHaw1.pri.cur, whole genome shotgun sequence, one genomic window encodes:
- the HEXA gene encoding beta-hexosaminidase subunit alpha isoform X1 codes for MAAARALRLSLLRPLLLLPPLLLPLLPGPAGAVWPQPQAQSFPPGAGRCPVPARRFRFAAADGSAVGPGCAVLDAAFQRYWPLLFGRPTENEPSWETPCSELLVYVSTPGCDGFPSLDSKESYKLSVSKGSMLLSAETIWGALRGLETFSQLIGRDENGTYYINETEIVDFPRFPHRGLLLDTSRHYLPLRAILETLDVMAYNKFNVFHWHIVDDPSFPYESSTFPELSKQGAFNAMTHVYTASDVRTVIEYARLRGIRVIAEFDTPGHTLSWGPGAPGLLTPCYTGKAPSGVYGPINPIVNSTYQFVTSLFQEVSAVFPDFFLHLGGDEVDFTCWKSNPEIRAFMKEMGFGEDYKKLESFYIQRLLHIVSSLGKGYIVWQEVFDNDVKLRPDTIIHVWKENSMQYVNEMANVTRAGYRALLSAPWYLNRISYGQDWIAAYKVEPLSFAGSPEQKALVMGGEACMWGEYVDVTNLTPRLWPRAGAVAERLWSNETVRDVEDAYARLAEFRCTLLGRGVQAQPLYIGYCDREFGGL; via the exons atggcggcggcgcgggcgctGCGGCTGTCGCTGCTCcggccgctgctgctgctcccgccgctgctgctgccgctgctgccgggcccggcgggggcCGTGTGGCCGCAGCCCCAGGCCCAGAGCTTCCCGCCCGGTGCCGGCCGCTGCCCGGTGCCGGCCCGCCGGTTCCGCTTCGCCGCGGCGGACGGCTCGGCCGTGGGGCCGGGCTGCGCCGTGCTGGACGCCGCCTTCCAGCGGTACTGGCCGCTGCTCTTCGGCCGTCCCACCG AGAATGAGCCATCCTGGGAAACACCCTGCTCTGAGCTTCTCGTCTATGTTTCCACGCCAGGCTGCGATGGGTTTCCCAGCCTAGACTCCAAGGAGAGCT ATAAACTGTCCGTCTCCAAAGGCTCcatgctgctctctgcagagaCCATCTGGGGAGCTCTCCGAG gCCTGGAAACATTCAGCCAGCTCATTGGGAGAGATGAGAATGGCACG TACTACATCAATGAGACAGAAATCGTGGACTTTCCCCGCTTCCCTCACCGGGGACTGTTGCTGGACACCTCTCGTCACTACCTGCCTCTGAGAGCCATCCTGGAAACTCTG GACGTCATGGCTTACAACAAGTTCAACGTGTTTCACTGGCACATTGTGGATGACCCATCTTTCCCCTATGAGAGCTCCACGTTCCCAGAGCTCAGCAAGCAG GGAGCCTTCAATGCCATGACCCACGTGTACACAGCCAGCGACGTGCGCACCGTGATCGAGTACGCCCGCCTGCGCGGCATCAGAGTCATCGCTGAGTTCGATACCCCCGGCCACACCCTCTCCTGGGGGCCAG GTGCTCCAGGCCTCCTGACTCCCTGCTATACGGGCAAGGCTCCTTCTGGAGTCTATGGGCCCATCAACCCCATCGTTAACAGCACCTACCAGTTTGTGACCAGTTTGTTCCAGGAGGTCAGCGCTGTGTTCCCAGACTTCTTTCTCCACCTCGGTGGCGATGAGGTGGATTTCACGTGCTG GAAATCCAATCCAGAAATCCGTGCTTTCATGAAGGAGATGGGCTTTGGTGAAGATTACAAAAAATTGGAGTCTTTCTACATCCAGAG GCTTCTGCACATTGTCTCTTCCCTTGGAAAAGGTTATATTGTGTGGCAGGAGGTGTTTGACAACGACGTGAAG CTGAGGCCCGACACCATCATCCACGTGTGGAAGGAGAACTCCATGCAGTACGTGAACGAGATGGCCAACGTCACCAGGGCTGGCTACcgggctctgctctctgcacccTGGTACCTCAACCGCATCTCCTACGGGCAGGACTGGATAGCAGCCTATAAGGTGGAGCCCTTGAGCTTTGCAG gcagccctgagcagaAGGCCCTGGTGATGGGTGGTGAGGCCTGCATGTGGGGTGAATATGTGGATGTCACCAACCTGACCCCCAGGCTCTG GCCAAGAGCTGGGGCCGTAGCTGAAAGACTCTGGAGCAATGAGACCGTCAGGGACGTGGAAGACGCGTACGCCCGGCTGGCGGAGTTCCGCTGCACCTTGCTTGG GCGTGGTGTCCAAGCACAGCCTCTCTACATCGGATACTGTGACCGTGAATTCGGCGGGCTTTGA
- the HEXA gene encoding beta-hexosaminidase subunit alpha isoform X2: MSLLSCVLLLSFFTENEPSWETPCSELLVYVSTPGCDGFPSLDSKESYKLSVSKGSMLLSAETIWGALRGLETFSQLIGRDENGTYYINETEIVDFPRFPHRGLLLDTSRHYLPLRAILETLDVMAYNKFNVFHWHIVDDPSFPYESSTFPELSKQGAFNAMTHVYTASDVRTVIEYARLRGIRVIAEFDTPGHTLSWGPGAPGLLTPCYTGKAPSGVYGPINPIVNSTYQFVTSLFQEVSAVFPDFFLHLGGDEVDFTCWKSNPEIRAFMKEMGFGEDYKKLESFYIQRLLHIVSSLGKGYIVWQEVFDNDVKLRPDTIIHVWKENSMQYVNEMANVTRAGYRALLSAPWYLNRISYGQDWIAAYKVEPLSFAGSPEQKALVMGGEACMWGEYVDVTNLTPRLWPRAGAVAERLWSNETVRDVEDAYARLAEFRCTLLGRGVQAQPLYIGYCDREFGGL; this comes from the exons ATGTCTCTCCTCTCTTGTGTGCTCCTTTTAAGCTTCTTCACAG AGAATGAGCCATCCTGGGAAACACCCTGCTCTGAGCTTCTCGTCTATGTTTCCACGCCAGGCTGCGATGGGTTTCCCAGCCTAGACTCCAAGGAGAGCT ATAAACTGTCCGTCTCCAAAGGCTCcatgctgctctctgcagagaCCATCTGGGGAGCTCTCCGAG gCCTGGAAACATTCAGCCAGCTCATTGGGAGAGATGAGAATGGCACG TACTACATCAATGAGACAGAAATCGTGGACTTTCCCCGCTTCCCTCACCGGGGACTGTTGCTGGACACCTCTCGTCACTACCTGCCTCTGAGAGCCATCCTGGAAACTCTG GACGTCATGGCTTACAACAAGTTCAACGTGTTTCACTGGCACATTGTGGATGACCCATCTTTCCCCTATGAGAGCTCCACGTTCCCAGAGCTCAGCAAGCAG GGAGCCTTCAATGCCATGACCCACGTGTACACAGCCAGCGACGTGCGCACCGTGATCGAGTACGCCCGCCTGCGCGGCATCAGAGTCATCGCTGAGTTCGATACCCCCGGCCACACCCTCTCCTGGGGGCCAG GTGCTCCAGGCCTCCTGACTCCCTGCTATACGGGCAAGGCTCCTTCTGGAGTCTATGGGCCCATCAACCCCATCGTTAACAGCACCTACCAGTTTGTGACCAGTTTGTTCCAGGAGGTCAGCGCTGTGTTCCCAGACTTCTTTCTCCACCTCGGTGGCGATGAGGTGGATTTCACGTGCTG GAAATCCAATCCAGAAATCCGTGCTTTCATGAAGGAGATGGGCTTTGGTGAAGATTACAAAAAATTGGAGTCTTTCTACATCCAGAG GCTTCTGCACATTGTCTCTTCCCTTGGAAAAGGTTATATTGTGTGGCAGGAGGTGTTTGACAACGACGTGAAG CTGAGGCCCGACACCATCATCCACGTGTGGAAGGAGAACTCCATGCAGTACGTGAACGAGATGGCCAACGTCACCAGGGCTGGCTACcgggctctgctctctgcacccTGGTACCTCAACCGCATCTCCTACGGGCAGGACTGGATAGCAGCCTATAAGGTGGAGCCCTTGAGCTTTGCAG gcagccctgagcagaAGGCCCTGGTGATGGGTGGTGAGGCCTGCATGTGGGGTGAATATGTGGATGTCACCAACCTGACCCCCAGGCTCTG GCCAAGAGCTGGGGCCGTAGCTGAAAGACTCTGGAGCAATGAGACCGTCAGGGACGTGGAAGACGCGTACGCCCGGCTGGCGGAGTTCCGCTGCACCTTGCTTGG GCGTGGTGTCCAAGCACAGCCTCTCTACATCGGATACTGTGACCGTGAATTCGGCGGGCTTTGA